The following coding sequences lie in one Danio rerio strain Tuebingen ecotype United States chromosome 3, GRCz12tu, whole genome shotgun sequence genomic window:
- the igl1c1 gene encoding immunoglobulin lambda-1 light chain, protein MISIFCSVCTLLTCVSGVTVVTQSPVISVSKGQTAQLDCNLGTVTGSQAVWYKQTPAGVPQYVLQFYHGWSSPYYGSGFSAPKFTSTHSSKSDYSLIISNVVVSDSAVYYCQTWDSSVSEYVFGQGTKLIVTDAAAAPPVLTILRPSSREELSSSKVTLLCLINHMSVAFADVRWLVNGNSVTEGVFTGSAEQQPDHKFKSSSSLTIQSSEWDKDRELTCEATVASKTSRASIRKSECSD, encoded by the exons ATGATCTCAATATTCTGCTCTGTCTGCACTCTTCTGACCT GTGTCAGTGGAGTGACTGTAGTGACTCAGAGTCCAGTAATCTCAGTCAGTAAAGGACAAACCGCTCAACTGGACTGTAATCTGGGGACGGTGACTGGTTCTCAAGCTGTATGGTACAAACAGACTCCAGCAGGAGTTCCTCAGTATGTGCTACAATTTTATCATGGCTGGAGTTCACCTTACTATGGATCTGGTTTCTCTGCTCCTAAATTCACATCAACACATTCATCTAAATCAGATTATAGTCTGATCATCAGTAATGTGGTTGTGAGTGATTCTGCAGTGTATTACTGTCAGACATGGGACAGCTCTGTTAGTGAGTAC GTATTCGGACAAGGAACTAAACTCATTGTGACGG ACGCTGCTGCTGCTCCTCCTGTGCTCACCATCCTCCGTCCATCATCCAGAGAAGAGCTGAGCTCCAGTAAAGTCACTCTGCTGTGTCTGATCAATCACATGTCTGTGGCTTTCGCTGATGTGCGTTGGCTTGTGAACGGGAACTCGGTTACCGAAGGCGTCTTCACCGGCTCTGCTGAACAGCAGCCTGATCACAAATTCAAGAGCAGCAGTTCTTTAACCATCCAGAGCTCCGAGTGGGACAAAGACAGAGAGCTGACATGTGAAGCCACTGTGGCCTCCAAAACCAGCAGAGCAAGCATCAGGAAATCTGAATGCAGCGACTGA